Sequence from the Helianthus annuus cultivar XRQ/B chromosome 13, HanXRQr2.0-SUNRISE, whole genome shotgun sequence genome:
TTGTTCATCAATCTGACACAAATCTAAATGTCGGTATGCAATCACTTGTTCATTATGGATGCTATATTTTAAATACATATCTAGTAACAAGTTTTCTTTAATGCATCTTTAGTTAAAAAGGTATTCAATTGcattacaagtttttttttttaatacatcTTTAGTAATAAGTATTCAATTGCATTACATATGTATTTCAATGTATTTTAATTTCTGTAACCACCCTCCTGCGTGAGAATACGTATTCGTTTATGGGAGAGAAAGtatttgagagagaaagagagagttgtGTGTTACCTCATGATGCAACGCGAACTTAGCATGGGGTCTGTTGAAGTATAAAGTCAAAATTGTCTCATAAGCTGGTGCAGGGGAGTTAGAGGGGCCTTCTGGTCATTTCTCAAAGTTTAGTAGTCTTTAGTTTACATTTGAATAAGTGATGAAAGATCAGGGACTGAAAGTGCTAAAAACAAACGATGGTTGTTACTGGTAGTTAGGGTTAGAGATTTGGGGCTTTATAAGCTGAGCAACTGATCATACTTGGTACTTGGTTGGTTTTGATTACATTGAAATTTCTCATTCAATTCTTTTCTGTTTTCAATTTGTTGTACTTCGTTTCATATTCAATAAAGTAATCAGTGAGATTGGAGTTGAATTGTGTGATTGTTCTTTGTGCGATTGTGATTTCTTTGGTGTTTAATTACAACAATTGGTATTATGTGCTAGATGATTAATTTCTCGTATTTATACTTTTGTATTTAAATCCTTAAACCCTAGTGTAAACATCCCTTAAACTCCAAATCGAACACATTCATTCTTCTAGTCTCGACAACTTCGCCACAATGGATAATCGGAAAGCGTATGCAATTTGTGAGTATACCTGAAACCCTTTTTTttgtttaccacttttggggtgtaacatgttatcTAATTAACTTACACTTAAACTTTATTCATAATGCACAAACATTCcttatacatgcatgcatacttgattacttgatactttaaacttggggttATACTtcttgtgttagacttatcattaacctcgtacgagcctatccttgacatatatagcgctataggattaacgcaccacccgtattcttgaggttatgtcatgagcttATTGCGTTTCATCATTGGGTTGATTAGTCGAACACATGCCgattttattgtttatcttgtatcaatagcttgccatgtggaattgtttaaacaacttattttttttatgctatgtacgaaaacttgtatactcgcctttgcttttgcattgaactttattttaaacatgttacaggttgagaaCGATGATGCTTTGAAATTGAAGTAGTgatgatgcttagatacacacttagacgTCTTAagttttaatatgttgtatcaattttgtacTTGTTTGTTGTATTGTCATTCTTGTATTTCAAGTTGTTGTATTTGATTCAAACCTTTGAAATTGActtttagaaatgaaatgaaatgaaattcattatttaattattgtcaccgatagtgttatgaagtctcttgcaatctcgttttcgtctcactccgatgtttccgccatcggttggggtgtgacaaccgcTGAGTCCATCGTTACCCTACCTTCTTGACTATCAGAAACTGGAACGATGCATATTGCTATAGTACTCGTGTTCGAACCACTTATCATGGTAATGGATTCTCACTATTTCAGGTCCCATGGATGGCGCCAATGTAGAAATGTCACGTGAGATACGTCCCTTGGCTTGGTGATCCAGTTGGAAGTGGCTTGGACTCCGATctacaaaacagaacaccgttaggactcgtcaGAGGAatgggttattcctgtaaccaccctccagcgtgagaataagtattcgtTTATGGGAGAGAAAgtatttgagagagagagagagagttgtgtgCGTTACCTCATGATGTATCCTCTATTTATACTTTTTGGTGGATTAGGGTTTCCTCTTAAATCGGGAAGTTGGTTGTATGATAATTCCCACTTTCTAGGAGATATTGTCAATCTTCTATTTGCATGAGAATATAACGATAATATTCTCCTTAATATATCGCATTTAATGACGGTCTACCCGACCCGGGATGACCGAGCCGGGTCAATCCTCCACACCATGGCACTGCCACATACAGTCATACAGATCAACAACCAAATATTCACCGAAAACTTCAACGAAATAATACCACATTATTATCATGTGTTACTGTGTTAGTTTTGGATACACAAAGTCAAGTTAGGTTTTAACAAGTCATTTTGATGTTAAAAGATATGTGTATCATTAAGTTTAAACTTATGGACCTTAGTCAGCCTTTTCAAgtgttaggggctgtttggcaacttttgaatggttaagtgaagagcgagtaagaggtctgaaccattaagtgttgaccACTTTAGATTAGAGGtattaaccattcagactcaatataatgcttaaccattcagaggcaaatgtcggAACCATTCAGACGtttgctcgtgaaacaaacagtctgaaccattaattgttgaaccagtaagaggtctgaaccgtTAAGAGTCtcgttaagaggtaaacaaatagCGGATAATTTAACTTACACAAAACCACATATGATTGTAACAAGTCATTTCACTTTAATAATATATGACTAAATGTACACTTTTGGACCTTCATAGATGACATAGGCCATTCCGTTAACTCACTAATTAAgtttaatcaaagtaaatgaatgtTGATTATGCTCCAAAATGAAATAGAAAATATTTTGATCAACATAACCAGCATACTAGacttaattaaaacaaaaaataaaaacccaaacatttaaaataaaaactaaagTATTGAAAATTTATTGTGGTTATTTTGCGAGTTATGGATCGTTTTTTCACCCTTCTTCCGCTCTCTCATTAGTTCACAAACGAGTCACTCATTCTAGTTATCGGCTCCGCGTCATTCGCCCTTGAGTTCTTAGATCAGCGAGTCCTAGTTAGTGAGTTGCTTTGCTTCTCCACTTCCATAAGTTTCTCTAGTGTCACAGTTTACTTTGGTTTCATATTTTCATTTATTGTGAACTAGTTGGATGCACCCAAGCTTCATGGCAGGGGGCGATTTCTAACAAAACTTAAATTGAAACATAGACGCAATGGTAAAAAATAGTGTTTTTACATAAATCGAAAACCAATACGAATACCAATAGTACTGATGCGGTTCAGTCAGTATCGGTTCGGTTTATCATGATACTGGGGTCTCTCTTTCTCACTCACTTTTTCCATAGACTTATTGTCACCACCACTCACCGCCCTCGGTCTCTCTTAAGTATATTCTTAcaattttaatgattacaaaaccAGGAGAGAAAGCGGGTAGAGTTAGAGTGTATTATGAAGAAAAGAGAAGAATTGAGCACTTGAATGAGGAAGACACGCTTGGTATTTATAGGCAGAGCTGGTGACCGGGCATGGCCCGTGCCTGCAGCGTATCTTGTAAAATCTGAGTGGGTGACGAGGTGTGGTACTGAGGCACGGAGCTTGGTCCGCTCTTGTGGGtcccatgggatcttcagaagtCATGGTTGTAGGATTCAATGGTGGTCTTGCCACTCAACTTTCTGGTGGTTACAACTACTTATCAGGCATTGACATTGAATCATATACCGGAAATGTTTACATGACTGATGCTAGCTTGACACATGACTCAACTGGAAGGTTGTTTAAATACGATCCACGAACTCAAAACGGGTAACCGTTTTGATGAGCGGGCTTGCAGGTGCAGGTGGTCCAGCAGTTAGTAGTGACCGAAAGTATATTTTGGTTCCGGATTAGGTAAACTAGAAAATCCAAAGATATTGGTTGTAAGGACCAAAAAGGGGCACAAATGAGGTTCTCATGACCAACTCTGGGAGCCCAAAGAATATTAAGAGAGCACTGAATGATGGAGAATTTTGGGTGGCGGTAGAGAAGCAAGCTCAAGGGCTAAGGATCAATGGGTCCGCATTGGTGCTCCAAACTGTACCCCTTATACCCAGTTCTTCGACACGAGTGTTGCTGTGGTTCAGGAGATGAACGATGCGCTTTACGTTGGTTCGAGCCAGACTGACTTTGTTGGTGTTTACACGAACTAGAATCTTGTTATCACTCTATGAGTGACGATATAAACTTAAGCATTATTATTTATGTATTTGAGGATGTGATGGATTTATGTTTTCCTACGATTAATCAACAACGTTAACTTTTATTGTATGAAGTTTATGAAATTAAATGTGTTTAATTCTGAAGCATAATGCAGTGGAAAAGTTGATGAAAACTATGGTTTTTTTGGAAGTAGGATAATTGAGTGATCATTACATAAAGTCTGAATTCAAACACAAGATtgataacaaacaaacaaacatttgTGCTCGGTTGACATCTATATATCAGATTGATGAAATATGGTACCAAATCTGGTAATACTGGTCGAATAATAACCCTTAAGCTTAAACCATAATTAACATAACCCCCATGGTGCTCTGCTTCCATGACCACCAATGACCAATCATAGTGCAAAATAAACTTTCTACGAAAACGGTCTCTCCTTGATAGCGACATGTGTGTATACTGATAAACTCACACAAATCAAGTTATGCAATCTCTCAATGTTCTCTCTGGCATACTGTTTTTCCGATTACATCCAGATACTTACTCTCACACCGAAGAGTAGTCAATATTTTCATATCGATCACCAATGTCTGCAACTGAGCTTTATGAATGTTTCTATTGGTGGGTTCTTGAAACTGTGGTTTGAATATTTTCCTTGTATGATGTCTAAGCTTTGTGCCAATCACTTTCAAGTCTCTGTACAGTATTGGAAATTCATGAACTAGCCATattaattttagaaaaaaaaaaaaaaaaatgggcaAACTTGGAAGAATAGAACTCGTCATTAGGTTTGAATTTTAAATGTCAAGAGCTCATCACACCAAATTTGTGAAACATGACTGAAGTTTGATTTTTGGTAGTGTGGTTTTTTTAATCTTTGATTTTGTTTATTGCTGTTTTTATACAGTTTCTAGTTATTTTATTATCGGGGTCAATTTCCGAACATATTTTGGTCATAGCATGTTTTGACCCGAATCTTTTTTCACTGGAACCATGTTAACCAATTGACCCGAACATATTTTGGTCATAGCATGTTTTGACCCAAACCTGTTTTGACCCTAAGTGATTTTGATTagacccgttttgacccaaacCCAAGTGGACCTGTTATGAATCGGCCTGTTCTGACCCGAACCACCCGATTTTCCCAGGCCTATGGTTGACCATTGATTCCTCCTCTCAATCTCTCCTTTCGATTGGGGCGGTAGGAGATCATAAGAGCAGAGAACCCAAATACATATCGGGCATTGACGTTGAATCATATACAGAAAATGTTTATATGACTGATGCTAGCTTGACTTACAACATAAGGTAAGATTTGAGAAACTAGAACCCGTACTTTAAAACCATATGATGCATTTCTCAAGAGTATGTTGCGCAGAAACATGGCACAACCAGGGTTTACACCCGACTCAACTGGAAGGCTGTTGAAAACTTGAAATACTATCCAAGaactcaacgggtaaatcttagTAACAAGTAATTACTTGCATATAGTTATGTGCTATTAAAAAATTAATTGTAACTTTTCCTCATGTCGAAAAAAATGTTTGGTGAATGAAAACATCCCAAGAGGTGATAACATCTAAAACCTTAAAACAAAACAACATTCAAAACTGTTCAGAGCACAAAATATAACCATGCAGCTAAAACTCCTTAGTCGTTACctatttcttttcttctttctcgGCCTCTGCCGCTCTCTTCAGCCTCGCACCCAAATGGCGTTTGTTTGTTCTCTCGACACGTAGTTTTGCGTATGCATTAAATGACTTCATCTCTTCGGTAACCTTCACAAGTTCAACAGCTGGCTTCTCCCTGATGATGGGCAATACCGGACCTTGAACCTGAGTAGCAGTAGCAAGCTCCTCTGGTGTAGAGTCACCCGCCTGATTAAACCAAATAATTAAACCACCATTAACTATAAAGGTCCCATAAGTACAGGTGTCAATGTTAGGTATTAAATAGAAGAGGAGTTAAACTGTAAATGTCTAATACTCTAGGGTTATATTTGTAATATGTTTATAATTAATGCATTTGATTCGTATCGATAATTGATTTGTATCAATTATTGATACGAAACAAATTGGTAAAGAGGCTAACTGAAGAAGAATAGAAGAAACTCAGAGAGGAAGGAATTCATGCAAACAATTAGCTGCTCCTCATTCACAGGTCCAGCATATGTATATGAGCATATTACAAATATAACCCTAGAGTTTTAGACATTTACAGTTTAACCCCTCTACTAATTTAATACCTAACCGTCCACATAGCAGATTGTGACGTTGTGTAACAGGCCCAAAAATAAGTAATTCTAATTTGGGTCGAAACGCTTACAGCAATAAAACTAAATAGATTTTACCTTGGTTTTCCTTGCGCGTCTTGGGAAGATAACTAACTTAGCCTTGAAGGTTTTAAGCCTCTGAACATTGGCTTGCAAGCCTTCTAATGACCGATTC
This genomic interval carries:
- the LOC110899227 gene encoding 60S ribosomal protein L13-1, with the translated sequence MVKHNNVIPNGHFKKHWQNYVKTWFNQPARKTRRRNARQAKAVKVFPRPAGKLRPQVHGQTLKYNMKLREGRGFSLEELKAAGIPKKLAPTIGIAVDHRRRNRSLEGLQANVQRLKTFKAKLVIFPRRARKTKAGDSTPEELATATQVQGPVLPIIREKPAVELVKVTEEMKSFNAYAKLRVERTNKRHLGARLKRAAEAEKEEKK